In Gemmatimonadetes bacterium T265, one DNA window encodes the following:
- a CDS encoding TonB-dependent receptor, with protein MRSSARVPGSALAAALFCVPPVLVAQAPAPGAVTGRVVDTAGVALPNAVVFVRGTRLGTTSDATGRFRIAAVPAGDYVLVARRVGYASDSATVVVAAGATSARDLRLRASASTLAAVVVRASPRLSETREAALVRRDTAANIVSTLSGDDIRALPNANAAEAAARMPGVSTERDEGEGKFVQVRGTEPRLSNVTIDGAHVPGTEAGNRIPKLDAVPSDLLGAIEISKTLTADMDADAIGGSVNLVTKTPEGRPRGYVALQGGQQTQLSAKQGQTSFTYGGRFGDAERLGVLVGASYDRNNRSIQDLEGGWGVNDGGRSFPVEWDQRDYVYGRTRAGGGGAVDYRFAGGSSVYLRGLYSDFRNFGTRYRYDLATDGNPPTSGTTTDGIGTGTTLTREVSNRTPIERLFGFTAGGRIPAGRLEIDYAGNFSGTRQSVTNYRFNDFTYAGADGSGVPLVYDASNINTPRYRFTNAADSVASLDPANYALSGYSINSGLATGRDDGGQVNALLHYGFGGADAHPSTFKFGVKLRDEHKDYVNTGQRFSYNAPAAGGLTLAQVQSSFTDPDYYGAVAPGFTLGPVPAVGAVARYEDANAGLFTNTTNAARNAVGSFNGGETIYSGYGMNTTDFGPLRVNLGLRLEATHSSYDGNVATRPKGGAYVITNTPGSQNYVDLFPSAQLRYALDAQSNLRLAVTRAIARPNYYDLAPHLQGDVCTSCATNYNNLSAGNPDLKPQHAWNYDLLGERYLPGAGVLSGGIFYKRITDFIYLQNFIYGGPVTDFQGYYGRRPANGGAGHLAGAEVQYTQRLAFLPGALAGVGVDVNWTHVESKVALLNSDGSVARRAQLARQSPNVANLALTYDLGPVSARGSWQYQGASIYSYGDGTRTAGGDTYFYPHGQVDASIIANVTPLVAVQLQGLNLNNEIFGFYQGAPGATYSVQRETYGRSFILGVKYGFGR; from the coding sequence ATGCGTTCTTCTGCCCGCGTCCCCGGCTCGGCGCTCGCCGCCGCGCTGTTCTGCGTTCCGCCGGTCCTCGTCGCGCAGGCGCCCGCTCCCGGCGCCGTGACCGGCCGTGTCGTCGACACCGCCGGCGTCGCCCTCCCCAACGCGGTCGTGTTCGTCCGCGGCACCCGACTCGGCACGACCAGCGACGCGACGGGGCGGTTCCGCATCGCGGCGGTGCCGGCCGGCGACTACGTGCTTGTCGCACGACGCGTCGGGTACGCGTCCGACTCCGCAACCGTCGTCGTCGCCGCCGGCGCGACGTCCGCGCGCGACCTGCGGCTCCGGGCGTCCGCCTCGACCCTCGCCGCCGTCGTGGTGCGCGCGTCGCCGCGGCTGAGCGAGACGCGCGAGGCGGCGCTCGTGCGGCGCGACACGGCCGCCAACATCGTCAGCACGCTCTCCGGCGACGACATCCGCGCCCTGCCCAACGCGAACGCGGCCGAGGCGGCCGCGCGCATGCCCGGCGTCTCGACCGAGCGCGACGAGGGGGAGGGGAAGTTCGTGCAGGTGCGCGGCACGGAGCCGCGCCTGTCCAACGTCACGATCGACGGCGCGCACGTCCCCGGCACCGAGGCCGGCAACCGCATCCCGAAGCTCGACGCGGTCCCGAGCGATTTGTTAGGCGCGATCGAGATCTCGAAGACGCTCACGGCCGACATGGACGCGGACGCGATCGGCGGCTCGGTCAACCTCGTCACGAAGACGCCGGAGGGGCGGCCCCGCGGCTACGTCGCGCTCCAGGGCGGGCAGCAGACCCAGCTCTCGGCGAAGCAGGGCCAGACCAGCTTCACATACGGCGGCCGGTTCGGCGACGCGGAACGGTTGGGCGTGCTGGTCGGCGCCTCCTACGACCGCAACAACCGCTCGATCCAGGACCTCGAGGGCGGCTGGGGCGTCAACGACGGCGGGCGCTCGTTCCCGGTCGAATGGGACCAGCGCGACTACGTCTACGGTCGAACGCGCGCCGGCGGGGGCGGCGCCGTCGACTACCGCTTCGCGGGCGGCAGCTCCGTCTACCTGCGCGGGCTGTACAGCGACTTCCGCAACTTCGGCACGCGCTACCGCTACGACCTCGCGACCGACGGCAACCCGCCGACGTCGGGGACGACGACCGACGGGATCGGCACGGGCACGACGCTCACGCGCGAGGTATCGAACCGGACGCCGATCGAACGCCTGTTCGGGTTTACCGCCGGCGGGCGGATCCCGGCCGGGCGCCTCGAGATCGACTACGCGGGGAATTTCAGCGGCACGCGGCAGTCGGTAACGAACTACCGCTTCAACGACTTCACCTACGCCGGCGCGGACGGGAGCGGCGTCCCGCTCGTCTACGACGCGTCGAACATCAACACTCCGCGCTACCGGTTCACCAACGCGGCGGACTCGGTCGCGTCGCTCGATCCGGCCAACTACGCGCTGTCCGGCTACTCGATCAACAGCGGCCTCGCGACGGGGCGCGACGACGGCGGGCAGGTCAACGCGCTGCTTCACTACGGCTTCGGCGGCGCCGACGCGCACCCCAGCACGTTCAAGTTCGGCGTCAAGCTGCGCGACGAGCACAAGGACTACGTAAACACGGGCCAGCGGTTCAGCTACAACGCCCCGGCCGCCGGCGGCCTCACGCTCGCGCAGGTCCAGAGCAGCTTCACCGACCCCGACTACTACGGCGCCGTCGCGCCCGGCTTCACGCTCGGCCCCGTGCCCGCGGTCGGCGCGGTCGCGCGCTACGAGGACGCGAACGCGGGGTTGTTCACCAACACTACGAACGCGGCGCGCAACGCGGTCGGCAGCTTCAACGGCGGCGAGACGATCTACAGCGGCTACGGGATGAACACCACCGACTTCGGGCCGCTCCGCGTCAACCTCGGTCTCCGCCTCGAGGCGACGCATTCGAGCTACGACGGCAACGTCGCGACCCGCCCGAAGGGGGGCGCGTACGTGATCACCAACACGCCGGGCTCGCAGAACTACGTGGACCTCTTCCCGAGCGCGCAGCTCCGCTACGCGCTCGACGCGCAGAGCAACCTCCGCCTCGCGGTCACGCGCGCGATCGCGCGCCCCAACTACTACGACCTCGCGCCGCACCTGCAGGGCGACGTCTGCACGAGCTGCGCGACCAACTACAACAACCTCTCCGCCGGCAACCCCGACCTGAAGCCGCAGCACGCCTGGAACTACGACCTGCTCGGCGAACGCTACCTGCCCGGCGCCGGCGTCCTGTCGGGCGGAATCTTCTACAAGCGGATCACCGACTTCATCTATCTCCAGAACTTCATCTACGGCGGACCCGTCACCGACTTCCAGGGCTACTACGGCCGCCGGCCGGCCAACGGCGGCGCGGGCCACCTCGCGGGCGCCGAGGTGCAGTACACGCAACGCCTCGCGTTCCTGCCCGGCGCGCTCGCGGGCGTCGGCGTCGACGTGAACTGGACGCACGTCGAGTCGAAGGTCGCCCTGCTCAACAGCGACGGGAGTGTGGCGCGCCGCGCGCAGCTCGCGCGCCAGTCGCCGAACGTCGCCAACCTCGCTCTCACGTACGACCTCGGCCCGGTGTCGGCGCGCGGGTCGTGGCAGTACCAGGGCGCCAGCATCTACAGCTACGGCGACGGCACGCGCACGGCGGGCGGCGACACGTACTTCTACCCGCACGGGCAGGTCGACGCGTCGATCATCGCGAACGTGACGCCGCTCGTCGCGGTCCAACTGCAGGGGCTCAACCTCAATAACGAGATCTTCGGCTTCTACCAGGGCGCGCCGGGCGCGACCTACAGCGTCCAGCGCGAAACGTACGGGCGCAGCTTCATCCTCGGCGTGAAGTACGGATTCGGGCGGTAG
- the rpoD gene encoding RNA polymerase sigma factor RpoD: MTVATIPRKTRASDEGSLDHYLRDISVFPLISREQEAELAGRIRDGDQGALETLVRSNLRFVVSVAKKYQNQGVSLSDLINEGNLGLIRAAHKFDETKGIKFISYAVWWIRQAILQALAEQSRIVRVPLNRAGALHRVGRRMNALQQELGREATHAEIAEGMDLTEDEVAKTVAISQGHVSLDAPRAPGDDTRLLDYLADEESAAPDEQMFERALTEAVEESLASLKEREAKILRLYFGLDGGEPMTLEDIGVLLGVTRERVRQIKEKAISRLRHQAQARGLASFLG; this comes from the coding sequence ATGACTGTAGCGACCATACCCCGCAAGACGCGCGCGTCGGACGAGGGATCCCTCGACCACTACCTCCGCGACATCAGCGTCTTCCCGCTCATCTCGCGCGAGCAGGAGGCCGAGCTCGCGGGTCGCATCCGCGACGGCGACCAGGGCGCGCTCGAGACGCTCGTGCGCTCCAACCTGCGCTTCGTGGTCTCGGTCGCGAAGAAGTACCAGAACCAGGGCGTCTCGCTCTCCGACCTCATCAACGAAGGCAACCTCGGCCTCATCCGCGCGGCCCACAAGTTCGACGAGACGAAGGGGATCAAGTTCATCTCCTACGCCGTCTGGTGGATTCGTCAGGCGATCCTCCAGGCGCTCGCCGAGCAGAGCCGGATCGTGCGCGTCCCGCTCAACCGCGCCGGCGCGCTGCACCGGGTCGGCCGCCGCATGAATGCGCTGCAGCAGGAGCTGGGCCGCGAGGCGACGCACGCGGAGATCGCCGAGGGGATGGACCTGACCGAGGACGAGGTCGCGAAGACGGTGGCGATCTCGCAGGGACACGTGTCGCTCGACGCGCCGCGCGCCCCGGGCGACGACACGCGCCTGCTCGACTACCTCGCCGACGAGGAGAGCGCCGCCCCCGATGAGCAGATGTTCGAGCGCGCCCTCACCGAGGCGGTCGAGGAGTCGCTCGCCTCGCTCAAGGAGCGTGAGGCGAAGATCCTGCGCCTCTACTTCGGCCTCGACGGCGGCGAGCCGATGACGCTCGAGGACATCGGCGTGCTGTTAGGCGTGACGCGCGAGCGCGTGCGGCAGATCAAGGAGAAGGCGATCTCGCGCCTCCGGCACCAGGCGCAGGCGCGCGGGCTGGCGAGCTTCCTCGGGTAG
- a CDS encoding aldehyde dehydrogenase: MPDFQNFIAGQWTAPSTGAYFENRNPADTRDLIGRFPRSGADDVARAVASARRGFEDWCRTPAPARGDVLRRAGDLLVARKDEIADLMTREMGKPLTETRGDVQEGIDTAYYAATEGRRLFGHTVPSELRNKWAMTYRRPIGVCGIITPFNFPLAIPTWKLFPALLCGNACVFKPAEDVPHTGHVFVEVLLEAGLPPEVIQLVHGEGDVGAAIVAHTGVDAVSFTGSTETGALVGEACGRTHKRLSLEMGGKNAQIVLDDADVDLALEGVLWGAFGTTGQRCTATSRLVLQRGIHDRFVERLAERAKTLVLGDGRRPGTDVGPLIHETSREKVERYVAIGHEEGATLVTGGRRADGDALAHGWFFEPTIFTGVKPGSRLEQEEIFGPVLSVVRVDSADEAFAVNNDVKYGLSSSLYTRDLALGFRALQELDNGITYVNAPTIGAEAHLPFGGVKQTGNGHREGGWEVYEFYSETKVGYVDYSGTLQRAQIDNYLGTPD; encoded by the coding sequence ATGCCCGACTTTCAAAACTTCATCGCCGGCCAGTGGACCGCCCCGTCGACGGGCGCGTACTTCGAAAACCGCAACCCTGCCGACACGCGAGACCTGATCGGCCGCTTCCCGCGCTCCGGTGCCGATGACGTCGCCCGTGCCGTCGCGAGCGCGCGCCGCGGGTTCGAGGATTGGTGCCGCACCCCCGCGCCCGCGCGCGGCGACGTCCTCCGCCGCGCCGGCGACCTGCTCGTCGCACGCAAGGACGAGATCGCCGACCTGATGACGCGCGAGATGGGCAAGCCGCTCACCGAGACGCGCGGCGACGTGCAGGAGGGCATCGACACCGCGTACTACGCGGCGACCGAGGGTCGCCGCCTGTTCGGCCACACGGTGCCGAGCGAGCTGCGAAACAAGTGGGCGATGACGTACCGCCGCCCAATCGGCGTTTGCGGGATCATCACACCGTTCAACTTCCCGCTCGCGATCCCGACCTGGAAGCTGTTCCCCGCGCTGCTCTGCGGGAACGCGTGCGTGTTCAAGCCGGCCGAGGACGTGCCGCACACCGGGCACGTGTTCGTCGAGGTTCTGCTCGAGGCCGGCCTGCCGCCGGAAGTCATCCAGCTCGTGCACGGCGAGGGCGACGTCGGCGCGGCGATCGTCGCGCACACGGGCGTCGACGCCGTCTCGTTCACCGGCTCGACCGAAACCGGCGCGCTCGTCGGCGAGGCGTGCGGGCGCACCCACAAGCGCCTCTCGCTCGAGATGGGCGGCAAGAACGCGCAGATCGTCCTCGACGACGCCGACGTCGACCTCGCGCTCGAAGGCGTCCTCTGGGGCGCGTTCGGCACCACCGGCCAGCGCTGCACGGCGACCAGCCGGCTCGTCCTTCAGCGCGGCATCCACGACCGCTTCGTCGAACGACTCGCCGAACGGGCGAAGACGCTCGTCCTCGGCGACGGGCGGCGGCCGGGGACTGACGTCGGCCCGCTGATCCACGAGACCTCGCGCGAGAAGGTCGAGCGCTACGTCGCGATCGGGCACGAGGAGGGCGCCACGCTCGTTACGGGCGGCCGTCGCGCCGACGGCGACGCGCTCGCGCACGGGTGGTTCTTCGAGCCGACCATCTTCACCGGCGTGAAGCCCGGCAGCCGGCTCGAACAGGAAGAGATCTTCGGCCCCGTGCTCTCCGTCGTCCGCGTCGACTCGGCTGACGAGGCGTTCGCGGTCAACAACGACGTGAAGTACGGCCTGTCGTCGAGCCTCTACACGCGCGACCTCGCGCTCGGGTTCCGCGCGCTGCAGGAACTCGACAACGGCATCACCTACGTGAACGCCCCGACCATCGGCGCGGAGGCGCACCTCCCGTTCGGCGGCGTGAAGCAGACCGGCAACGGCCACCGCGAGGGCGGCTGGGAGGTCTACGAGTTCTATTCCGAGACGAAGGTCGGCTACGTCGACTATTCGGGGACGCTGCAGCGCGCCCAGATCGACAACTACCTCGGGACACCCGACTGA